Proteins from a single region of Acidovorax sp. NCPPB 3576:
- the fliR gene encoding flagellar biosynthetic protein FliR, translating into MITFSEAQLVAWLSPILWPFLRILAMFMVAPVFSMRVIPMRAKIGLAFLISVCAQAALPDQPIININGREALGAVAQQLAVGAAIGFAVRLVFTAVELAGEVIGLQMGLNFASFFDPSSNTQVSAVARFFGHMAMLLFVVINGHLMVLMAVVKSFDSFPVDGHFMQALGQLRLHDLGASLFSSALWIALPMIALLLFVNMAMGIISRVAPQMNIYAVGFPVTLTVGLLGIAATLPMLEQPVMALMQRSIDLFASQR; encoded by the coding sequence GTGATCACGTTTTCTGAGGCCCAGCTGGTGGCGTGGTTGTCACCGATCCTGTGGCCTTTTCTTCGCATATTGGCCATGTTCATGGTGGCCCCCGTTTTTTCCATGCGCGTGATACCGATGCGCGCCAAGATCGGGTTGGCCTTTCTCATTTCGGTGTGCGCGCAGGCTGCGTTGCCTGATCAGCCCATCATCAACATCAATGGCAGGGAAGCGCTCGGTGCCGTGGCTCAGCAACTGGCTGTCGGCGCGGCGATTGGTTTTGCGGTGCGCCTGGTGTTTACTGCGGTGGAATTGGCGGGCGAGGTGATCGGGCTTCAGATGGGGCTGAACTTTGCGTCGTTCTTTGATCCCTCCAGCAACACCCAAGTCAGCGCTGTGGCCCGGTTTTTCGGGCACATGGCCATGCTGCTTTTCGTTGTCATCAATGGGCACTTGATGGTGCTGATGGCGGTGGTCAAGAGTTTCGACAGCTTTCCCGTGGACGGCCATTTCATGCAGGCCTTGGGCCAGTTGCGGCTGCATGACCTGGGGGCCTCGCTCTTTTCCAGCGCCTTGTGGATCGCGTTGCCCATGATCGCCCTCTTGTTGTTCGTGAACATGGCCATGGGCATCATCTCGCGCGTGGCACCTCAGATGAATATCTATGCGGTCGGTTTTCCAGTGACGTTGACGGTGGGTTTACTGGGCATTGCTGCGACGCTGCCCATGCTCGAGCAGCCCGTCATGGCATTGATGCAGCGATCCATCGATCTTTTCGCTTCACAGCGGTAG
- a CDS encoding response regulator, giving the protein MIQVVLCDDHAVLRRGIRDTLSEAPDIQVTGEAGGYSELRDVLRTAPCDVLLLDLNMPGRSGLEVLASLRETDSAVKVLVVSMYPEDQYALRCLRAGAQGYANKAGDPVELIEAVRTVMKGRKYLTPEVAQMLADSLAQPSPELPHEALSERELQTLVKIASGRRLSDIAEELMLSPKTVSVYRSRVLEKLKLTNNAELTVYAIRNQLV; this is encoded by the coding sequence ATGATCCAGGTCGTGTTGTGTGATGACCATGCGGTCCTGCGAAGGGGCATCCGCGACACGCTATCGGAGGCGCCGGACATCCAGGTGACGGGAGAGGCCGGCGGCTACTCCGAGTTGAGGGACGTGTTGCGCACCGCTCCCTGCGATGTATTGCTGTTGGACTTGAATATGCCAGGCCGCAGCGGCCTGGAGGTGCTGGCAAGCCTTCGCGAGACGGACTCCGCCGTCAAGGTATTGGTCGTATCGATGTATCCCGAGGACCAATACGCGCTGCGTTGCTTGCGCGCTGGCGCACAAGGCTATGCCAACAAAGCGGGGGATCCCGTGGAGTTGATCGAAGCAGTGCGTACCGTGATGAAAGGCCGCAAATACCTCACGCCTGAAGTGGCGCAGATGCTAGCCGACAGCCTGGCGCAACCCAGTCCCGAATTGCCGCACGAGGCGCTTTCGGAGAGGGAGTTGCAGACCTTGGTGAAGATCGCGTCCGGCAGACGCCTGTCTGACATCGCCGAGGAGCTGATGCTGAGCCCCAAGACGGTCAGCGTCTATCGGTCTCGCGTGCTGGAAAAACTCAAGCTCACCAACAATGCGGAACTGACGGTGTACGCCATTCGCAACCAGTTGGTCTAA
- a CDS encoding ATP-binding protein, giving the protein MIAFPMPSGVTDRPLRILHLEDSVADHELACITLRRANVVYEIHHVDTLVTFIEQLDAEPFDLILADYRLPGFTALDAWSVVAQRESHPPFVLLSGAIGEAAAVDAMRLGIADYLLKDDMARLPHVIDRAIEVHEARRAREKATADLAASERRLAELTEHLQSSIEKERAAIAREIHDDIGGALSAVRFDVGWISRHAKDDGMQAHAAAATEMLQHAIEASQRIMMNLRPPILDQGLVAAVQWLAESFERRTGIPTRVYTSKDTIEVDAAIQLVAYRTAQEALTNVFKYADARQVGVDLSDSEGVLTLEVTDDGRGMEPAMREKPKSFGLKGLQERARTVGGWLDISSHPGRGTAVILSVPLTPQNISEEEAP; this is encoded by the coding sequence ATGATAGCGTTCCCTATGCCCTCAGGAGTAACGGATCGACCCTTGCGCATCCTGCATTTGGAAGATTCTGTAGCGGATCATGAGTTGGCTTGCATTACGTTGCGCCGCGCCAACGTGGTGTATGAAATCCACCACGTGGACACCCTGGTCACGTTCATCGAGCAGCTTGATGCGGAGCCTTTCGATCTGATTCTTGCGGACTACCGCCTGCCCGGCTTCACCGCACTGGATGCATGGAGCGTCGTCGCGCAGCGAGAGTCCCACCCCCCTTTCGTTTTGCTGTCCGGTGCCATCGGCGAGGCAGCGGCTGTGGACGCAATGCGGTTAGGCATTGCGGACTACCTCCTCAAAGACGACATGGCGAGGTTGCCACACGTCATTGACCGGGCGATCGAAGTGCACGAGGCACGGCGCGCCAGAGAGAAAGCCACCGCCGACTTGGCCGCATCGGAACGGCGGCTGGCAGAGCTCACCGAACACTTGCAAAGCTCAATCGAAAAAGAACGGGCAGCCATTGCCCGCGAGATCCACGATGACATCGGCGGCGCACTGAGTGCGGTGCGCTTCGATGTGGGGTGGATCAGCCGGCATGCGAAGGACGACGGGATGCAGGCCCATGCGGCGGCTGCAACCGAGATGCTGCAGCACGCCATCGAGGCGAGTCAGCGCATCATGATGAACCTCCGTCCACCTATCCTGGATCAGGGGCTGGTGGCCGCAGTGCAGTGGTTGGCGGAAAGTTTCGAGCGGCGCACGGGCATTCCCACACGGGTGTATACCAGCAAGGACACAATCGAGGTGGACGCAGCCATTCAGTTGGTGGCTTACCGCACGGCGCAGGAAGCCCTGACCAATGTCTTCAAATATGCCGATGCACGGCAGGTCGGAGTCGACTTGTCGGACAGCGAAGGAGTGCTCACACTCGAAGTCACCGACGATGGCAGAGGCATGGAGCCGGCCATGCGGGAAAAACCAAAATCTTTCGGGCTCAAAGGCCTTCAAGAACGTGCGCGTACCGTTGGAGGGTGGCTCGACATCAGCAGCCACCCAGGCCGCGGGACCGCTGTCATCCTGTCGGTGCCGCTGACACCCCAGAACATTTCAGAGGAGGAGGCACCATGA
- a CDS encoding response regulator produces the protein MQSILAVDDSPSMRKMVSFTLTGAGYHVVEAVDGQDALEKAETHDIHLVLADQNMPRLDGIGLTRKLREHPRFKTIPILILTTESSDQMKQAGRSAGATGWLVKPFDPNRLIEVIQKVIR, from the coding sequence ATGCAATCGATTCTTGCCGTTGATGATTCACCGTCCATGCGAAAGATGGTGTCCTTCACCCTGACCGGGGCGGGGTATCACGTGGTGGAGGCGGTAGACGGGCAAGACGCGCTCGAAAAGGCTGAAACCCACGACATTCATCTGGTGCTGGCAGACCAGAACATGCCAAGACTCGATGGAATCGGTTTGACCCGCAAGCTGCGTGAGCATCCCCGGTTCAAGACCATTCCCATTTTGATTCTCACGACTGAGTCGAGCGACCAGATGAAGCAAGCGGGACGTTCCGCAGGCGCCACAGGCTGGCTGGTCAAACCTTTTGACCCGAACCGCTTGATCGAAGTGATTCAAAAAGTCATTCGCTAA
- a CDS encoding chemotaxis protein CheW: MADTYQEGAGGGADFDLSQFYQIFFEEAGENLDQMEHMLLDLDLSAANDEELNGIFRCAHSIKGGAATFGFSDVAELTHQMESLLDRLRRHELQPIPQMVDVLLESADASRSLLARHQAGGQGEAVSTAALVRRISELAAGNVPAEPVAAVAPPPAPAAPVVVPSIVAPPPAIPTAAAPGGSRSLEIRIGPLERLEQADAIKELFRDIPGLGSIRDVASEEPGVRRFAVETTSTNDDLLDLFAFHVSKDQVRISAEGGASAVDADPEAALLQATEASAEAPYGFFNGSPGMPSERVETVAGSVADAPSTKQPVSAVRTAEPKAVSQAQMESTTIRVAVNKVDQLINLVGELVITQAMLAQNSRGLDAGAYQQLLAGLADLDRNTRDLQESVMSIRMIPMSIVFSRFPRMLRDLANKLGKKVEMVTLGEATELDKSLVEKITDPLTHLVRNSCDHGIEMPADRLAAGKSEHGTITLSASHQGGSIVIEVRDDGRGLSREKIMRKARERGLDVSDQMSDADVWGLIFAPGFSTADEVTDVSGRGVGMDVVKRNIAALNGSVEIDSAEGYGMRVSVRLPLTLAIMDGMSVGVGEEVYILPLSSVVESFQVNPDDVNTVAQGSQLVKVRDEYMPVIALEKTFQVPRLDQSKSSNIMVVVEADGSRVALLVDELLGQHQVVVKNLETNYRKVPNVSGATILGDGTVALILDTGALVRRARH; encoded by the coding sequence ATGGCGGACACCTATCAAGAAGGCGCGGGCGGCGGCGCGGATTTCGATCTCAGTCAGTTTTATCAGATCTTCTTCGAAGAAGCGGGCGAGAACCTGGACCAGATGGAGCACATGCTCCTGGATCTGGATCTGAGTGCCGCCAATGACGAAGAATTAAACGGCATTTTCCGTTGTGCGCACTCCATTAAGGGAGGTGCTGCGACTTTCGGTTTTTCCGACGTCGCTGAACTGACCCACCAAATGGAATCGCTGCTGGATCGCTTGCGGCGCCATGAGTTGCAGCCTATCCCCCAGATGGTGGATGTATTGCTGGAGTCTGCCGATGCCTCCCGTAGCCTGCTGGCACGTCACCAAGCCGGAGGCCAAGGTGAAGCCGTGTCCACTGCTGCGCTCGTGCGTCGCATCAGTGAATTGGCGGCTGGCAATGTTCCCGCTGAGCCCGTTGCTGCTGTGGCACCGCCGCCAGCACCAGCGGCCCCCGTGGTTGTGCCATCCATTGTTGCGCCTCCGCCAGCCATTCCCACGGCAGCTGCACCCGGCGGTTCCCGCTCACTCGAGATCCGTATCGGTCCGCTGGAGCGTCTTGAACAGGCGGATGCCATCAAGGAGTTGTTCCGCGATATTCCGGGGTTGGGTTCGATTCGTGACGTTGCGTCCGAGGAGCCAGGTGTCCGACGGTTCGCTGTAGAGACGACCTCTACCAACGATGATCTGCTGGATCTGTTCGCTTTCCATGTCTCGAAAGATCAGGTGAGGATCAGTGCAGAGGGCGGTGCATCGGCAGTGGACGCTGATCCGGAAGCTGCGTTGCTGCAAGCCACGGAGGCTTCCGCTGAAGCACCTTATGGTTTCTTCAATGGATCCCCCGGAATGCCGAGCGAGCGGGTAGAAACAGTCGCTGGGAGTGTGGCGGATGCGCCCTCTACCAAGCAGCCTGTCAGCGCAGTCCGCACGGCCGAGCCCAAGGCAGTGAGCCAGGCGCAGATGGAATCCACGACCATCCGTGTGGCAGTGAACAAAGTCGACCAGTTGATCAATCTGGTGGGTGAGTTGGTCATTACCCAGGCCATGCTGGCGCAAAACAGCCGGGGACTCGATGCGGGGGCGTATCAGCAATTGCTTGCAGGCCTTGCCGATCTGGATCGCAACACACGGGACCTGCAAGAGTCTGTGATGTCGATCCGCATGATTCCCATGTCGATCGTTTTCAGCCGCTTTCCCCGGATGCTCAGGGACTTGGCCAACAAGCTGGGCAAGAAAGTCGAGATGGTCACGTTGGGCGAGGCCACTGAGCTGGACAAGAGCTTGGTCGAAAAAATCACAGACCCGTTGACGCACTTGGTCCGCAACAGTTGCGACCATGGCATCGAAATGCCAGCGGACCGGCTGGCTGCCGGCAAGTCCGAACATGGAACGATCACTTTGTCGGCATCCCATCAAGGGGGGTCTATCGTGATCGAGGTGCGCGATGACGGTAGAGGTCTTTCCCGCGAGAAAATCATGCGCAAAGCCAGAGAGCGTGGGCTCGATGTCTCCGACCAGATGAGCGATGCGGATGTGTGGGGTCTGATCTTTGCTCCAGGTTTCTCTACGGCTGACGAAGTGACCGACGTTTCTGGGCGCGGTGTCGGCATGGATGTAGTGAAGCGAAATATCGCCGCACTCAACGGGTCTGTGGAAATCGACTCCGCGGAGGGTTACGGCATGCGGGTATCGGTGCGGTTGCCGCTGACGCTGGCGATCATGGATGGCATGTCTGTGGGCGTGGGCGAAGAGGTTTACATTCTTCCGCTGTCTTCCGTCGTGGAGTCTTTCCAGGTCAATCCCGACGACGTCAATACGGTTGCGCAAGGATCTCAGCTGGTCAAAGTCCGGGATGAATACATGCCGGTCATTGCTCTGGAGAAAACATTCCAAGTCCCGCGGTTGGACCAAAGCAAGTCCAGCAACATCATGGTGGTGGTGGAGGCGGACGGCAGCCGGGTCGCTCTGTTGGTGGATGAGCTGCTTGGGCAGCACCAAGTCGTCGTTAAGAACCTGGAAACCAACTATCGCAAAGTGCCTAATGTGTCCGGAGCCACCATTCTTGGCGACGGCACCGTGGCATTGATTTTGGACACAGGTGCTTTGGTGCGGCGTGCTCGTCATTGA
- a CDS encoding chemotaxis protein CheW — translation MAGVMEKTNEATVSGAREYLTFRLDQEEYGIDILKVQEIRGYEPPTRIANAPDFIKGVTNLRGTIVPIVDMRLKFSCSKAEYNSFTVVIILNLRNRVVGIVVDSVSDVMELNSDQIRVAPEVESTIDTNCIVGLGSVGERMLILLDIEKLMASMDMGLVSANE, via the coding sequence ATGGCTGGAGTGATGGAAAAGACCAATGAAGCGACTGTCTCTGGCGCCCGGGAGTATCTGACTTTCCGGTTGGATCAGGAGGAATACGGGATCGATATTCTGAAGGTGCAGGAAATCCGCGGCTATGAACCGCCCACACGCATTGCCAATGCACCAGATTTCATAAAAGGTGTGACGAATCTTCGTGGCACCATTGTCCCCATTGTGGACATGCGTTTGAAGTTCAGTTGCTCCAAAGCGGAATACAACAGCTTCACGGTGGTCATCATTCTGAATTTACGCAATCGGGTGGTCGGGATCGTGGTGGACTCTGTGAGTGATGTCATGGAACTAAACTCCGATCAGATCCGCGTCGCGCCAGAAGTAGAAAGCACTATCGACACCAACTGCATCGTTGGCCTGGGCTCTGTGGGTGAGCGCATGCTGATCCTGCTAGACATAGAAAAACTCATGGCCAGCATGGATATGGGGTTGGTTTCCGCCAACGAATAA
- a CDS encoding CheR family methyltransferase, protein MRQTSSHISSARGVAESPSASPASGPLAQGREFVWTNADFSRVQALIYQRAGISLHDGKHAMVYSRLSRRLRDTGHTSFHEYLSWLETHDGPEWQEFVNALTTNLTAFFREQHHFEILANLLRTRPAGPWSVWCNAASTGEEPYSIVMTAMESLNTNGSFKLTASDIDSRVLATAAEGVYRLDSVKGLSPERLQRFFLRGKASNAGFARAKPELRRGIDFLSVNLIRDDWPFREPFDVVFCRNVMIYFDAATQRKVLERIHRVLKPGGMLFVGHAENFSESRDLFTLRGKTVYERR, encoded by the coding sequence ATGCGCCAGACCTCCAGTCATATCTCTTCTGCGCGAGGCGTGGCCGAATCACCGTCAGCGTCGCCTGCATCAGGTCCTTTGGCCCAGGGGCGAGAGTTTGTCTGGACCAATGCAGACTTCTCGCGTGTTCAAGCGCTCATTTATCAGCGAGCAGGCATCAGCCTTCATGATGGCAAGCATGCAATGGTCTATAGCCGTTTGTCGCGGCGGCTGCGTGATACTGGTCACACCAGCTTTCATGAATATCTGAGTTGGCTGGAAACTCATGATGGTCCGGAATGGCAGGAGTTTGTGAACGCGCTCACGACCAACCTGACGGCCTTCTTCCGAGAGCAGCACCATTTTGAAATTCTTGCCAATCTCTTGCGTACCCGGCCTGCTGGTCCATGGAGCGTGTGGTGCAACGCTGCGTCGACTGGGGAAGAGCCATATTCCATCGTAATGACAGCCATGGAGTCGTTGAACACTAACGGCTCGTTCAAATTGACAGCCAGCGATATCGACTCGCGCGTGTTGGCGACAGCGGCTGAGGGGGTATACCGCCTAGACAGTGTGAAAGGGTTGAGCCCTGAGCGTCTTCAGCGGTTCTTTTTGCGCGGCAAGGCGTCGAATGCCGGGTTCGCACGCGCTAAGCCGGAATTGCGCCGAGGCATAGATTTTTTAAGCGTCAATCTGATCCGCGACGATTGGCCTTTTCGAGAGCCCTTTGATGTCGTTTTTTGTCGCAATGTGATGATCTATTTCGACGCTGCGACTCAGCGCAAAGTGCTGGAGCGCATTCACCGTGTCTTGAAGCCAGGCGGCATGCTGTTTGTTGGGCATGCTGAAAATTTCAGCGAGTCCCGCGACCTTTTCACCTTGCGTGGAAAGACCGTGTACGAACGCCGCTGA
- the cheD gene encoding chemoreceptor glutamine deamidase CheD: MTNTRPGFPPPSGAPPSALGGTVERRRAPRIAPLSADIYTGTPAPAVRQSTLPELKAQARRPGEASFFFFDHHFQHNAVKVLPGEYFVADENLVIMTVLGSCISACLWDSRCRVGGMNHFMLPDGDSSDVSGRYGSYAMELLINEMLKLGARRESMQAKIFGGAQVMHNFTTMNVGERNTNFVLNYLQTERIPIVSEDVLDIYPRKVVFFPVTGKAMVKRLAHAHPETLVEQEVRGNAATVAKATSGGSVDLF, translated from the coding sequence ATGACTAATACCCGTCCTGGTTTCCCGCCCCCGTCTGGCGCTCCCCCGTCTGCCCTGGGAGGAACGGTGGAGCGGCGACGCGCGCCGCGAATCGCCCCACTGAGTGCGGATATCTACACTGGGACTCCTGCCCCCGCAGTGAGGCAGTCGACGTTGCCGGAACTCAAGGCACAAGCCCGCCGCCCAGGAGAAGCCTCTTTCTTCTTTTTCGATCACCATTTCCAGCACAATGCGGTCAAAGTGCTTCCTGGTGAGTATTTCGTTGCTGATGAAAATCTGGTGATCATGACCGTACTGGGCTCATGCATCTCCGCTTGCCTTTGGGATAGTCGTTGTCGAGTCGGTGGCATGAATCATTTCATGTTGCCCGATGGAGATTCGTCCGATGTGTCTGGCCGTTATGGCTCCTACGCCATGGAACTGCTGATCAACGAAATGCTAAAACTTGGTGCCCGCCGCGAAAGCATGCAAGCCAAAATTTTTGGCGGGGCTCAGGTCATGCATAACTTCACCACCATGAACGTGGGGGAGCGCAACACCAATTTTGTCCTCAACTACCTCCAGACGGAGCGTATCCCGATTGTTTCGGAAGACGTGCTCGATATTTATCCGCGTAAGGTTGTCTTCTTTCCGGTGACAGGCAAGGCAATGGTGAAGCGTCTTGCACATGCGCATCCCGAGACATTGGTGGAACAGGAAGTTCGCGGCAACGCTGCGACGGTTGCCAAGGCGACCTCAGGCGGATCAGTGGATCTCTTTTGA